One Candida dubliniensis CD36 chromosome 1, complete sequence genomic region harbors:
- a CDS encoding protein phosphatase inhibitor, putative (Similar to C. albicans YPI1) has protein sequence MSQQKEKQRGSASQTTTTTAPPILKLRAQERQARDVSWDEGVIDNEHLNRKKTKICCIFHPSAGNCDEEDSSSSSDSSSDSSDNDENDKNNRIPRTSDSNKKKSKPNAYEVQPHYKNQSKLPGK, from the coding sequence ATGTCTCAACAAAAGGAAAAACAAAGAGGATCAGCTTCTCAAACGACTACGACGACTGCCCCACCCATTTTGAAACTACGAGCACAAGAAAGACAAGCTCGTGACGTTTCGTGGGATGAAGGCgtaattgataatgagCATCTAAATAGGaagaaaaccaaaataTGCTGCATATTTCATCCATCGGCTGGGAACTGCGATGAAGAAGATAGCTCAAGTTCCAGTGACTCGTCTAGCGATTCTTCAGATAACGATGAGAATGATAAAAACAATAGAATACCTCGAACATCCGATagtaacaaaaaaaagtcaaaGCCCAATGCTTATGAAGTTCAGCCTCATTACAAGAACCAATCCAAGCTACCTGGAAAATGA
- a CDS encoding eukaryotic translation initiation factor 3 Rna-binding subunit, putative (Similar to S. pombe TIF35;~Similar to S. cerevisiae TIF35;~Similar to C. albicans TIF35), producing the protein MSTGLLDSWADAGDEFSAPPEVIANPDGTKTVITFRTNQDGKKVKITQKIKEVKVQEKVHPLIAQRKNWKKYGKEKNSPPGPDTSTTQLGEKVDLKLGTSWKQDEKKEEEDKAHERAQKIAVQTIKCRVCGGDHYTAKCPFKDTLGAAAGITPSGTSPEPTKEGGAGAAGAGKYVPRHLRADANGNIPTREARDDSTTLKVSQLNSFVDEDMLRNELFAKFGPLQRVTIVRNRETGESRGFAYVSFATEEIAQKALDTFNGKGYHSLILHLEWSKKKRT; encoded by the coding sequence ATGTCCACAGGATTACTCGACTCATGGGCAGATGCCGGTGATGAATTTTCAGCTCCACCAGAAGTTATCGCCAACCCAGATGGAACTAAAACTGTGATCACTTTCAGAACCAACCAAGATGGTAAAAAAGTCAAGATAacccaaaaaataaaagaagtAAAGGTACAAGAAAAAGTACATCCTTTAATTGCCCAACgtaaaaattggaaaaagtATGGTAAAGAAAAGAACTCGCCTCCAGGACCAGACACCAGTACCACACAGTTGGGGGAAAAGGTGGATTTGAAGTTAGGTACATCATGGAAACAagatgaaaagaaagaagaggaagacAAAGCACACGAAAGAGCTCAAAAAATTGCCGTCCAAACCATTAAATGTAGAGTGTGTGGCGGTGACCATTACACAGCCAAATGTCCATTCAAAGACACTTTGGGAGCTGCTGCTGGTATTACTCCAAGTGGCACTTCCCCAGAACCTACCAAAGAAGgtggtgctggtgctgcTGGTGCGGGTAAATATGTTCCTAGACATTTGAGAGCTGATGCTAACGGAAATATCCCAACCAGAGAAGCAAGAGACGATTCTACCACATTGAAGGTAAGTCAATTGAACTCGTTTGTTGACGAAGATATGTTGAGAAACGAATTGTTTGCCAAATTTGGTCCATTACAAAGAGTCACAATTGTGAGAAACAGAGAAACTGGCGAATCCAGAGGATTTGCTTATGTTTCATTTGCAACAGAAGAAATTGCTCAAAAGGCATTGGATACATTCAATGGTAAAGGTTACcattctttgattttgcaTTTGGAatggtcaaagaaaaagagaaccTAG
- a CDS encoding SWI3-homologue, chromatin structure remodeling complex subunit, putative (Similar to S. cerevisiae RSC8;~Similar to C. albicans RSC8): MSVEPETPKVEVPKSEESVSGPINEETPAPATDDQNNQTSQVIDVEKLQHEFQESAKRYLVEQTSQVIIPSFAKWFDLNKIHDIEKKSLPDFFVEDGSGYKSSQDYKYIRDFIVNTFRLNPKEYLTITAVRRNLSGDVTNIIRIHQFLEQWGLINYQIDPKTKSSVLGPQYTGHFQITLDAPQGLVPFVPENAELTKTTKPNATTADVSNNEDIPAEKENELPLNLEIRRNVYATGEKKTNYKTNNIVHYSCSICGKDTTEVRYHNLKIKSYMYNPTSTINNASVLCEICYEQGLFPSSFHSSDFIQLKKTEEGEKWSEQEILLLLEGIEMFGTYEPPSSTGPVNVNANLNNQWDKISEHVATKTREQCIIKFIQLPIEDKFLTKLIKEEEEDTSKNVVSQTLVQDIVAKLISTANGRELISQNAEENLKQAQIEQTNLVNQVIELTLEKFNLKLKKVDELQASLLKFENQLNLERKQILFERWVQFEKISKLKESNPELSTVLDDLLKPVKISEIHKSVKQSTQTENGDDKMDVDENSNENDDSTSKLPVSINEPKAYQFWSG; the protein is encoded by the coding sequence ATGTCAGTTGAACCCGAAACACCAAAAGTTGAAGTTCCCAAGTCTGAAGAGTCTGTATCTGGACCAATCAATGAAGAGACTCCAGCACCAGCAACAGATGACCAGAACAATCAGACTTCGCAAgttattgatgttgaaaaGCTACAACACGAATTTCAAGAATCGGCCAAAAGATACTTGGTAGAACAAACATCTCAAGTGATTATTCCATCATTTGCCAAGTGGTTTGATTTGAACAAAATACATGACATTGAGAAGAAATCGTTGCCAGATTTCTTTGTTGAGGATGGCTCTGGATATAAATCGTCTCAAGATTACAAGTACATTCGAGATTTTATTGTCAATACTTTTAGATTAAATCCTAAAGAATATTTGACAATTACTGCCGTTCGTAGAAATTTGTCGGGAGATGTAACCAATATAATAAgaattcatcaattctTGGAGCAATGGGGATTGATCAACTATCAAATTGATCCTAAAACCAAATCATCAGTTTTAGGCCCACAGTATACCGGACATTTCCAAATCACGTTGGATGCACCACAAGGTTTGGTGCCATTTGTTCCAGAAAATGCTGAGTTGACAAAGACAACCAAACCAAACGCTACAACGGCTGACGTCTCAAACAACGAAGATATACCAGCAGAAAAGGAAAATGAGTTACCATTGAATTTGGAAATCAGACGTAATGTTTATGCAACTGGGGAAAAGAAGACAAATTATAAAACCAATAATATCGTTCATTATTCGTGTAGTATTTGCGGTAAGGATACAACTGAAGTCAGATATCACAACTTGAAAATAAAGTCCTACATGTACAACCCAACATCTACTATAAACAACGCCAGTGTTTTATGTGAGATTTGTTATGAACAAGGTTTGTTTCCACTGAGTTTTCATTCTTCTGATTTTatccaattgaaaaagacaGAAGAAGGCGAAAAGTGGAGTGAACAGGAAATCTTGTTACTATTAGAAGGTATTGAAATGTTTGGAACTTACGAACCACCATCTTCTACTGGTCCAGTAAATGTCAACGCAAATTTGAACAATCAATGGGATAAAATCAGTGAGCATGTTGCTACCAAAACCAGAGAACAGtgtattattaaatttatccAGTTACCAATTGAAGATAAGTTTTTGACAAAGTTAATaaaagaggaagaggaagataCTTCTAAAAATGTTGTATCGCAAACGTTAGTACAGGATATTGTTGCCAAATTAATTTCTACTGCCAACGGACGTGAGTTAATTCTGCAAAATGCCGAAGAGAATTTAAAACAAGCTCAGATAGAACAAACGAATTTGGTTAACCAAGTGATTGAATTGACtttagaaaaatttaatttaaagttgaaaaaagttgatgaattgCAAGCTAGTTTACTTAAGtttgaaaatcaattgaactTGGAGAGAAAACAAATCCTTTTCGAAAGATGGgtccaatttgaaaaaatatccAAGTTGAAAGAATCAAACCCAGAATTATCCACTGTTTTAGATGACTTGCTTAAACCTGTCAAAATCAGTGAAATCCACAAGTCTGTTAAGCAGAGTACTCAAACAGAGAATGGGGATGATAAAATGgatgttgatgaaaacAGTAATGAAAACGATGACAGTACTTCGAAGTTGCCTGTGAGCATCAATGAACCAAAGGCTTACCAATTTTGGTCTGGCTAG
- a CDS encoding high-affinity iron permease, putative (Similar to C. albicans FTR2): protein MVDVFNVQVFFVVFREALEAVIVVSVLLAFVKQSMGSSANGPELKKKLYRQIWLGAGLGVLICIIIGGAFIGTFYGLGKDIWGKSEDLWEGIFCIIATVLITAMGIPMLRINKMKEKWRIKLAQALIKSPENKKNRFKLGYLGKKYALFILPFITCLREGLEAVVFVGGVGITSPASSFPIPVIVGIICGLAVGALLYYFGSNMSMQIFLIISTCILYLIAAGLFSRGIWFFESYQYNRKTGGDAAENGSGPGTYDIAKSVWHVNCCNPLTDNGWDIFNAILGWQNSATYGSVISYNVYWIFIICVLLLMVYEEKHGHLPFTKNLTLVQLNPMYHIKGKKKLELNKAEKEELFTKLQQQKFGDVQETDEISSNKLVETPENK, encoded by the coding sequence ATGGTTGACGTATTTAATGTTCAAGtcttttttgttgtgtTCAGAGAAGCTTTGGAAgctgttattgttgtttcagTGCTTTTAGCATTTGTCAAGCAATCGATGGGCTCTTCAGCAAACGGTCCAGaactaaagaaaaagttgtACCGTCAGATTTGGCTTGGAGCAGGGCTAGGTGTCCTTATTTGTATAATCATTGGTGGTGCTTTCATTGGTACTTTTTATGGGTTAGGTAAAGATATTTGGGGAAAATCAGAAGATTTATGGGAAGGTATCTTTTGTATCATTGCTACTGTCTTGATTACTGCTATGGGTATTCCAATGTTgagaatcaacaaaatgaaGGAAAAATGGAGAATCAAATTAGCTCAGGCTTTAATTAAATCCCCagaaaataagaaaaatcGATTCAAGTTGGGATATCTTGGGAAAAAATATGCCCTTTTTATCTTGCCATTCATTACTTGTTTGCGTGAAGGTTTGGAAGCTGTTGTTTTCGTAGGAGGGGTAGGTATTACTAGTCCTGCGTCATCTTTCCCAATCCCAGTTATTGTTGGTATAATTTGTGGTCTTGCAGTAGGTGCCTTATTGTACTACTTTGGTTCCAACATGTCAATGCAAATTTTCTTGATCATCTCCACTTGTATCTTGTACTTGATTGCTGCTGGTTTGTTCTCCAGAGGTATTTGGTTTTTTGAGAGTTATCAATACAATAGAAAAACTGGTGGTGATGCGGCTGAAAATGGTTCTGGTCCTGGTACATATGACATTGCTAAATCTGTTTGGCATGTTAACTGTTGTAACCCATTGACGGACAATGGATGGGATATTTTCAATGCTATTTTGGGCTGGCAAAATTCCGCCACTTATGGTTCCGTCATTTCTTACAACGTCTACTGgatcttcatcatttgtGTTTTGTTATTAATGGTATACGAGGAAAAACACGGTCATTTGCCATTTACCAAGAACTTGACTTTGGTCCAATTGAACCCAATGTACCACATCAAAGGTAAGAAGAAGTTAGAATTAAACAAAgctgaaaaagaagaattgttCACTAAACTTCAACAGCAAAAGTTCGGTGACGTTCAAGAAACTGATGAAATCtcatcaaataaattagtCGAAACTCcagaaaataaataa
- a CDS encoding cohesin complex subunit, putative (Similar to S. cerevisiae IRR1;~Similar to S. pombe PSC3;~Similar to C. albicans IRR1), whose product MARRSTRRQTANPVSYRESSDSEAEEDFEHEEEEDYRASVTPRSTKRKSATKSSSASKKRKKSTTAKGSKKSLKQLEEELEENYLYKALSSNEANIQDIALDWIEEYEEDQLEDKYESITGLINFILRCCGSLHLFQPHDLSNLESCADTVDEIGIAFGEQSSHKYPFKAVPVFKKNALQLFKEIIDLAHEKGLLYKYDNDQEKEDEEDSLASPLMSYILTWVTSLSSSPIRPLRYTSTEILFAIQFQLCKIIKSVESSLERSQRQLSKIKKSNKSKYNTISKTIESCQLQKRTILEYFNDTGNIVIDRRYRDIDPQIRLACLKNLCEFILIYPDFFCQGIYLRYFGWLLSDPIAQVRIENTRSLLKLYRSISPADLTLGLRQFSEKYKLQIIKMSQIDTDTQVRLNIIGICCELLRLGFLEEGDTRQVVKNFPFSGPSKLQIEGAKFITILNEENLSGINDKYKLLLETYKPSQFEAELPVCLEIRSLISILKPVADKSLHLVFQNMSSRYESSWEILVKYFLSDISSMKFTKREEEEEEFVEGEEIEEFKQFIDLNSDDRLILLKFVEGFVEYIYTKKNAEEVESQLVRLTEYLSQIQNVCVRSSKMFPVFLITWTTLLKSHQSVYSISNKLDKLDQYDEISSEIIKYFKEFDTIDEFSSYFTALFDSHGLTTNIKLSIQTVLEELSEEVVKTIGDQQPEDDDVDSTNIELLEQTKLIKTVEVVSPILQKIKQMGDFVNIANLSNMADLLSSLVNRVLRKLDLALIMAQWKHNFVEQLPQFLRALTCLYDLTLVVISWKFEKLVEIEKDEQHHYAMDLEFDEIVNLVNQTIRLIYECTNSVQFLDLKTLLVSRYIDFVLSFKVFYVRFQADNGFDNFQEFFNNNMQLLLIKKDMQFQLLELFLIKEVRLGHLLNVELDRDDEEDVNYEDYTEKSNDSFLQDKSMFDDDAEDDPTSQPPAEGNSSIANQEVQAKKKEKIWNFEKDLSVYTLKLISLVNVSLVQDDLYNRIKLNKDKLGSVFSKIIQQQDEHANNIKNQAVANEEQDTEQSRMSENVQPTSVEDSNGNEVVERDESIAIEIDVPESEPMIDVETSSASVKV is encoded by the coding sequence ATGGCTAGAAGACTGACAAGAAGACAAACTGCTAACCCTGTGTCGTATAGGGAATCCAGTGATTCTGAAGCTGAGGAGGATTTTGAGcacgaagaagaagaagattacAGGGCCAGTGTCACGCCTAGATCTacgaaaagaaaatcagcCACCAAGAGTAGTTCTGCATCAAAGAAACGTAAAAAGTCTACTACTGCTAAAGGATCTAAAAAGTCTTTGAAGCAATTAGAAGAAGAGTTGGAGGAAAACTATTTGTATAAAGCGTTATCTAGCAACGAGGCAAACATCCAAGATATTGCTCTTGATTGGATTGAAGAATATGAAGAAGATCAATTGGAAGATAAATATGAGTCCATTACAGGTTTAATCAACTTTATTTTGAGATGTTGTGGATCGTTGCATTTGTTCCAACCCCATGATTTGAGCAATTTAGAATCATGTGCTGATACTGTGGATGAAATTGGTATTGCCTTTGGCGAGCAATCATCTCACAAGTATCCATTTAAAGCAGTACCAGTTTTCAAGAAAAATGCATTGCAACTTTTCAAGGAGATTATTGACCTCGCCCATGAAAAGGGTTTGTTGTACAAGTATGACAAtgatcaagaaaaagaggatgaagaagatTCTTTGGCATCTCCTTTGATGTCATATATCTTGACATGGGTAACCTCGTTGTCAAGCAGCCCAATCAGACCATTACGGTACACTTCCACTGAAATACTATTTGCCATTCAGTTTCAATTATGTAAGATTATAAAATCGGTCGAGAGTAGTCTAGAGAGGTCACAGCGTCAGTTGTCCAAgatcaaaaaatcaaacaaatcaaaatacaACACCATAAGCAAAACAATAGAAAGCTGTCAACTTCAAAAACGTACAATTTTGGAATATTTTAATGACACTGGAAACATTGTTATTGACAGAAGGTATAGAGACATTGATCCACAAATACGTTTGGCGTGTTTGAAGAATTTATGTGAATTTATCTTGATATATCCcgattttttttgtcaagGTATATATTTGAGATACTTTGGGTGGTTGTTATCGGATCCAATTGCCCAAGttagaattgaaaacacCAGAAGCTTATTAAAGTTATACCGTTCTATTTCACCCGCTGATTTGACCTTGGGTCTTCGTCAATTTtctgaaaaatataaattgcAAATTATTAAGATGAGTCAAATTGATACTGATACCCAAGTAAGGTTGAATATCATAGGAATCTGTTGTGAATTGTTGAGATTAGGGTTTTTAGAAGAGGGTGATACAAGACAGGTTGTTAAGAACTTCCCCTTTTCTGGCCCTTCAAAGTTACAAATCGAAGGAGCGAAATTTATTACAATCttaaatgaagaaaatttaaGTGGAATAAACGACAAGTACAAATTGCTTCTCGAAACTTACAAGCCAAGTCAATTTGAAGCAGAGTTACCGGTCTGTCTCGAAATCAGAAGCTTGATAAGTATATTAAAACCCGTGGCCGACAAATCTTTACATTTAGTGTTTCAAAATATGAGTTCCCGTTACGAGAGTAGTTGGGAAATATTggtaaaatattttttactGGATATTTCTCTGATGAAGTTTACCAAGagagaagaagaggaagaagagtTTGTTGAAGGTGAGGAAATTGAAGAGTTTAAACAGTTTATTGACTTGAACTCTGACGACAGATTGATTTTGCtcaaatttgttgaagGGTTTGTTGAGTATATTTATACTAAAAAGAACGCAGAAGAAGTGGAAAGCCAATTGGTACGGTTGACCGAGTATTTGCTGCAAATTCAGAATGTATGTGTCAGATCGTCAAAAATGTTTCCCGTATTTTTGATCACTTGGACAACCTTGTTAAAGAGCCATCAATCAGTGTACAGTATATCCAACaaattggataaattaGATCAATATGATGAAATAAGTTCGGAAATTATCAAGTATTTTAAAGAGTTTGACACCATAGATGAGTTTTCTTCCTATTTTACTGCTTTATTTGATTCTCACGGATTGACAACCAATATAAAATTAAGTATTCAAACTGTACTTGAAGAACTTAGCGAAGAAGTTGTCAAGACTATCGGTGATCAACAGCCagaggatgatgatgtCGATTCtacaaatattgaattattggaGCAAACAAAGCTAATCAAGACTGTTGAAGTGGTATCGCCAATTCTACAAAAGATAAAACAAATGGGTGACTTTGTGAACATTGCCAACTTGTCCAATATGGCAGATTTGTTATCCTCTTTGGTGAATCGAGTATTACGGAAACTTGATCTAGCGTTGATTATGGCGCAATGGAAGCACAACTTTGTGGAGCAGCTACCACAATTTTTGCGTGCATTAACATGCTTATATGATTTGACTCTAGTGGTGATATCATGGAAGTTTGAGAAATTGGTTGAAATCGAAAAGGATGAACAGCATCATTATGCTATGGATTTGGAATTTGATGAGATTGTTAATTTAGTCAATCAAACCATCCGATTAATTTATGAATGTACCAATAGTGTGCAGTTTCTTGACTTGAAGACTCTATTGGTATCAAGATACATTGACTTTGTATTATCGTTCAAAGTGTTTTATGTTAGATTCCAAGCAGACAACGGTTTTGACAATTTCCAGgaattctttaataataacatgCAACTATTGCTTATTAAAAAGGACATGCAGTTTCAACTATTAGAATTGTTCTTGATAAAGGAAGTAAGGCTTGGTCATTTGTTGAATGTGGAATTGGATAGAGACGACGAAGAAGATGTTAATTACGAAGATTACACGGAAAAAAGTAATGACTCGTTTTTACAAGATAAAAGTATGTTTGACGATGATGCTGAAGATGACCCAACCCTGCAGCCTCCTGCTGAAGGAAACTCTAGCATTGCAAACCAAGAGGTACaagcaaagaaaaaggaaaagattTGGaactttgaaaaagatttgtCGGTCTACACcttgaaattgatatcaTTAGTCAATGTTCTGTTAGTTCAAGATGATTTGTACAACCGaatcaaattgaacaaGGATAAATTGGGAAGTGTGTTTAGCAAGATAatccaacaacaagatgAGCATGcaaacaatatcaaaaacCAAGCAGTTGCAAACGAGGAACAGGATACAGAACAGTCAAGAATGAGCGAAAATGTTCAACCCACTCTGGTAGAAGATAGCAATGGTAACGAGGTTGTTGAAAGAGACGAAAGCATTgctattgaaattgatgttcCAGAGCTGGAACCTATGATAGATGTCGAAACATCTTCAGCCTCAGTAAAAGTTTAG
- a CDS encoding WD-repeat protein, putative encodes MVSSETLNTSDSHISQKKTGFFNKLIKKSKDSKSSSRTLTQSELKSISSASRRSSIKNGKRDSIYSKHFVDDDNSSLYNDDMDDINSIIDDETDESMFGTSNISDSRASFEKIVTNNNSTFDNHTLSEKVMFPASTEGLDMDIPIDQEPPYVGLTYESFLSPKYIKTTRRNKQSPRIVNNLFLAQELNVNETAINNGDGEVETEDEHDGLSHDEDFGGDTRREVFVMEFSKDGKYLAAAGRDSVIRIWKVISSPLARMEFNQLEKENGPPLRSNKRDSVFDTAPVFHRQPVREFRGHTSSVLALAWSKNNFLITGSMDKTVKLWHVDRDRCLQTFEHEDFVTSVKFHPSDDRFFLSGSLDNGVRLWSVLENTVSYSKNLGDEVLITALEFSPDGLHCFVGGFNGSLFILETKGLFEVFRVEIKERSIVHPFVNKNGNKITGIKVFDNDLYQGSGVPGQLDKWTVLVTTNDSKIRIITTTQKRLITRFRGLTNNSSSIVAHSSEDQKYIISGSEDHYCYIWENNNSIINNKLKQSLKEFMIDGKQHISDFHHKHEKYSKFVSLNKFLNKFLEEDKDRKYDFVANENNSYTCFHAHHSRCNVAIFAPESTKRHLLLSDDLIYDLKRRGESCRINPSRCFTCNSKNQKLGDRVESGDIIVTTDQFGLIRVFRQDCAYAYRRMFIDFYQKGQIKASSDIQSITQSEKPLPIRRALSRRDRSTSRIRDPSLSPARQSETSKSIRNILASKINSSAPPTPSSEMSFSSTIGSSSIDTRHYPGVAVLPKNPMLSISAAARNPQFIQQVPMDHDIALEVNRTGSDTTLGAESGTQTPQATLNQDNLHSSRTSTVPKIVFSKEPESNDANNHHSQLEEVKINSQAQSRGRTKS; translated from the coding sequence ATGGTATCTTCGGAAACTTTAAACACCAGTGATTCTCATATAAGTCAAAAAAAGACTGGATTTTTCAACAAGTTGATCAAAAAGTCCAAGGATCTGAAGAGCCTGTCAAGAACGTTAACTCAATCCGagttgaaatcaatttccCTGGCTAGTCGGAGATCGAGCATCAAAAATGGTAAACGGGATTCTATTTATAGCAAGCactttgttgatgatgataattcgTCATTATATAATGATGACATGGATGATATTAACTCAATAATAGATGATGAGACGGATGAATCGATGTTTGGAACAAGTAATATTTCGGACTCACGAGCATCCTTTGAGAAAATAGTCACAAATAACAATTCTACTTTTGATAATCATACATTAAGTGAAAAGGTAATGTTCCCTGCCAGCACTGAGGGACTAGATATGGATATCCCTATTGATCAAGAGCCGCCTTATGTTGGTCTTACGTATGAATCGTTCCTTAGTCCCAAGTACATAAAAACAACCCGCAGAAATAAACAGAGTCCAAGGATTgtaaataatttgtttttggcGCAAGAGTTAAATGTCAACGAAACAGCAATTAATAATGGCGACGGCGAAGTTGAAACGGAGGATGAACACGATGGATTGCTGCATGATGAGGATTTTGGAGGAGACACCAGAAGAGAGGTATTTGTTATGGAGTTTAGTAAAGACGGAAAATATCTAGCGGCAGCTGGAAGAGACTCTGTCATAAGAATATGGAAGGTTATCTCGTCTCCACTTGCAAGGATGGAATTCAATCAACTTGAGAAGGAAAATGGCCCACCCCTACGCAGCAACAAAAGAGATAGTGTGTTTGATACAGCGCCTGTATTCCATAGACAGCCAGTGAGGGAGTTCAGAGGTCATACCAGCAGTGTGTTGGCATTAGCATGGAGcaaaaataatttcttgattaCCGGGAGTATGGATAAGACGGTCAAGCTATGGCATGTGGATCGTGACCGTTGTCTTCAGACTTTCGAGCACGAAGATTTTGTAACTTCAGTAAAGTTCCACCCGCTGGATGACAGATTTTTTCTTAGCGGGTCTCTTGATAACGGGGTTCGTCTTTGGTCAGTGTTAGAAAACACCGTTTCATATAGTAAGAACTTGGGCGATGAAGTATTGATTACTGCATTAGAGTTTTCTCCCGATGGTCTACATTGCTTTGTTGGCGGCTTCAATGGCTCTTTGTTCATTCTTGAAACCAAAGGGTTGTTTGAGGTGTTTAGAGTTGAAATCAAAGAGAGATCAATAGTTCATCCGTttgttaataaaaatgGTAACAAAATCACTGGGATTAAAGTTTTTGATAACGACCTATATCAAGGCTCAGGGGTACCAGGTCAATTGGACAAGTGGACCGTTTTGGTTACAACAAACGATTCCAAGATCAGAATCATCACTACTACACAAAAGAGATTGATAACAAGATTTCGGGGACtaacaaataattcatcatctaTTGTTGCCCATAGCAGTGAAGATCAGAAATATATCATTTCGGGATCTGAGGATCACTATTGTTATATCTGGGAGAAtaacaattcaattatcaataacaaACTCAAGCAGTCGTTAAAAGAGTTTATGATTGATGGTAAACAACACATTTCAGACTTTCATCACAAGCACGAAAAGTACTCAAAGTTTGTATCGTTGAACAAGTTTTTAAACAAGTTtttagaagaagataaaGATCGAAAGTACGACTTTGTTGccaatgaaaataatagcTACACTTGCTTCCATGCACATCATTCTCGATGCAATGTGGCCATTTTTGCACCCGAGTCCACCAAGAGACATTTATTGTTGTCAGATGATTTGATAtatgatttgaaaagaCGTGGGGAAAGCTGTCGAATAAACCCGTCAAGATGCTTTACTTGTAACTCCAAAAATCAGAAACTTGGGGATAGAGTCGAGAGTGGAGACATCATTGTCACTACTGACCAGTTTGGTTTAATAAGAGTCTTCAGACAGGACTGTGCCTATGCGTACAGAAGGATGTTTATTGACTTTTACCAAAAGGGACAAATCAAAGCCTCTAGCGATATCCAGCTGATAACCCAATCTGAAAAACCATTGCCTATAAGAAGAGCCTTGTCTCGCCGTGATCGAAGTACTTCTCGTATCAGAGACCCCAGCTTGAGTCCAGCACGACAAAGTGAAACTTCCAAGAGTATCAGAAACATATTGGCGtcaaaaattaattcttcaGCACCCCCAACACCTTCATCGGAGATGTCCTTTTCGAGCACAATTGGAAGTTCTAGTATTGATACAAGACATTACCCTGGAGTAGCCGTGCTTCCAAAAAATCCAATGTTAAGTATATCTGCAGCAGCAAGAAACCCACAGTTCATTCAGCAAGTGCCAATGGACCATGATATTGCGTTGGAAGTAAACAGAACAGGTAGCGATACCACATTAGGAGCAGAATCCGGTACACAGACACCCCAGGCTACTTTGAATCAAGATAATTTACATTCGAGTCGAACATCTACAGTTCcaaaaatagttttttcaAAGGAACCGGAGTCAAATGATGCGAACAACCATCATTCACAACTTGAGGAGGTCAAGATAAATAGTCAAGCACAAAGTCGGGGCAGAACAAAGTCGTGA